GTTATTTAAAATCCGGTTTAAATCTTCGACGATCTTTTCGCACTGTTCACACTCTTCATCCAGCAAGACCACTAAATACTCCCCCTCGGTAAGATCAGCATCTATATCACTCACTGATAGATCTTTGAGATCGGCGCCAATTTTCAGATCAGTGACAATGGAATCAACCGGCATGCGGGGACCTAGAAACGGCAAGGCTACGGCGAACACAAGGGAGGCTAAAAACAGGCGATTTTTCCACTGCAAATTTTGAATGTTATTACCCTTCATACTCAGCCAGGAGACAAATAATCCACCCAAAAGAAATATATCCTCAATGATTACCTCTGCCGGAGTTCTACTTGCAAGACTTCCAAAACAGCCGCACCCTTCCGTCTTTCCCTGGGACCATGCCCATCCTGTAACAATAATAAAAAAGAAAAGCAAAATTCCTGCGCCGGTAAAAGTTATTTTGGGTCTATAATTGATGAGTAATGCTATGGCAATCAGGAATTCTACAACGATGAAGAATAGAGCTGCAATATATGTTAAAATACCGGAAATAATACCATAAGACTCTATTTGATAGGCAAATCCGTCAGGATCGAAAGATTTAAGGATACCTGCGGTTAGGAACACAAAAGCGACAATTATTCTGCATACAAAGCCTAAGAGAACCAGCCATTTATGTGAACTTGTAATGGTTAATTTTGGTGCCGAATCCGATGGATTCATATTAAGAAGCTTTTCAATTCTCTTTAGGTGAGTAGTTACCTTTTAGAATTGCCACAATATCCTCTTCCATAGAATCTATAGGCGTGCCCGTGATTCTACCAATCTCTAACCCTCCCCTATGAACGATAACAGTAGGGATCTTCTTGATTGCATTCTCTTTTAAAAATTTTGCAGGTTGATTAAACTGCTTGTTTATACCAAAATAGGAACAGTCGAGATTAGAATTATTACATTCGGAAATGGATTTCATGAGTGTTGGAACTAATTTTTTGCAATGGGG
Above is a window of candidate division KSB1 bacterium DNA encoding:
- a CDS encoding DoxX family protein, with translation MNPSDSAPKLTITSSHKWLVLLGFVCRIIVAFVFLTAGILKSFDPDGFAYQIESYGIISGILTYIAALFFIVVEFLIAIALLINYRPKITFTGAGILLFFFIIVTGWAWSQGKTEGCGCFGSLASRTPAEVIIEDIFLLGGLFVSWLSMKGNNIQNLQWKNRLFLASLVFAVALPFLGPRMPVDSIVTDLKIGADLKDLSVSDIDADLTEGEYLVVLLDEECEQCEKIVEDLNRILNNSTAPELVGILVGNRDNVFEFVWKYGVIFNLGYAPREEVGNLYRKLPKAFLLKDGIVEQVWNDLPIDFFNE